The genomic segment AATAACACCAGCAAACCATATTACTAACTGATAGCAGGCCCttacccggggggggggggggggggggtgcaggggtgtaaactcaccccccccccccccccacaacggccaaggtccactttcagttctcaatagacgtgctattatttgtagacaaaactattaagcatcagctagatcactctggtatagccaaatccgacaataaacgtcccgtggagatactgcaaaggcatggtcagatttttatcagagaaatccctccccccctatacACAATGTACATAGGAGAGatgatattattttttcgAAGGAACTTTGTTGAAGTCTGAAGTCTTCCCTGAAGAAgttttattaaagacgaaaattccagtttttggtgtattgtattcttgttctggtacgagatcacgacagtttgggctttttgattctattggttttgtttttaaatatagcTTATTTTTAATCATCATAGATTGCTAGATACTAACAAAATACTATACGGGTACGTTCCTATCCAAAGAGTAGATAGAAAGACTCAATAGTGGCTCCAATTCACTTGGAGGGATATCAGGCATTATTCCTTTAGTAGACATTGTACAAAGGGTTTTCTGTACAAAGGGTTTTCAGTACAAATGTTTTCCGCTGTTTTTGCGAAACAGATAATGcacaaaaattaaaacaatgttttcttttattgtatgCCATTCCCTTGTTTTTTCCTCCCTACGCCCCCGATGGCGATGCAAGTGTAAGAATATGAACGCCTAAATTTTCCACGTTTTCGTCTAAAATAAGCACATGAACCTTATTAGAACGCGCACATTTCAGCAAAGTCCAGTTTACTTTTCTTGTTTCTGAGCACGAGAAATATGAACGTGCGCGACTGAGCACAGGAGAACAAAAGTTTATAAAGGCGGCAACACAAAAAGGTCACATGCACGTGCGCGACAGAGCAAAGCAGAACTAAATGATAAAGCTTTAGCTGGTGTTTCAGCTtgtgtctggaagtatggtctattttttctctctttattTGATCTGACGAGGTTCGATTCTCGGGCAATTGGCTCTCCTTTTTTCTTAGTTACTTATTACTTTTTATGGGTCgtcatttttttcctttcattTCTGTTCTCGGTTATACCCCATCAAGCAAtcgaatagaatcaaaaagcccaaactgtcgcgatctcgtaccagaacaatgaatacaatacaccaaaaactagaaatcgactctgccaaattttcgtctttaataagacttcttcagggcagacgaTTTATACATGTAACATTTGTAACACTATTTAGGTCCTATTTATGTAAAACCAAGCATTCAGAAAAACATCCTTTCAGAAaagtgtgtgtggtggggatttattttttttttcttcgtcgTAGATCTTTTGTTTAGATCTTTTGTAATCGGGAAGTGTTaaaatttggatttttttcatGGGGTAGAATCTAGGGTTCAATATTCCTTTTTAGTTGGTTAGCCTTTCTCGTGAGTCTTGGAGTGTTGGACTCCTCTTAGCGAAAATATGGAAACACGCCATATTAACACTCTCTTGGACGAAATCACACAACAAGATTGGTATCAAACTCTCTCGCAAATTGAAATATTAACAGTTTTAAGGCATGTACAtcatttatttgcatttactctgcttttttttttgtcagggGAAGTTGGGTAATTCCGTCCCTGATATATTTAAGTGATCGATCAGCAATTGCGGCTAGTTTTTGACTATGAAATAACACCCCCTTTTCTACTGGTTTTGTGTGTTTACGCGAAGCTGTTGATGAGCTTCGGTCACACATTGCTGTACTAGACTCAATATAATTTCATAGCCCGCGCTTGTTGCTTGTTGTCCGATGAAGTGTCTATTTATTGGGTCTAATCTGACACATCCTTGACCATCCAAGTTTTTGATGATTTTCAAGTTTTTAATGACTTCTCAAGTTTTTAATGATTTTCTTCACTTGCAGCAACCCACGATGTTCACGACCCCGTAGTTGCCATACTGGCCACATCTGTCACCATAGCAACCGATGTAGCTGCTGCCTATGCGCCCTCCGCTGACAAACTTGTTCGTGGTCGCGTAAAGGTACACGGCCTTGACGAAAGACTGCTGGCGGGTGAATCCCGCGGGACACTCGCTGTTTGCGAGGATGCAGTACCGACCGCTGGGCCATTCTACAAAAAAGACACACATGGGGCGCAAGTTTGACAGtaacatgatgatgatgatgacgacgacgacgatgatgatgatgataattatggaAATGGACATGATAACAGTAACAACCAAAGGCTTCTTGATTTATTCTTAGTTTAAAAGAGATGAAAGATTCTGGCATTATAATCATGATTTTTGGTAGTCAAAGTAACAAGATGAATGTTTACCTGATTTATTCTTAGTGGTTGACTTAATAGCAATGACAGATTCTCGCGTTTGCTTCAAATCGCTGTACATGATTGCAAATCTCTTCTGCCATTTCACTTCCAAGTCCTCAAGCATCACTTCAAACTTGTTCACCGTCCTCTTCAACGCCTTGACCTTAGACGAGTACTTCTTCTCCGACTTGGACCACAGTGAGGCCAACTCAGAGACAATATCTGTGGTGTTCTTGGTGGCCGCTTTTATCTCCTCGAATTCTTGGACGTCAGTGCCTCGCTTGGCGTTGATAAGCTGTGCTTGGGCATCCACGGCGGTGCGCAGAGCGTTGACTTGTTTAGAGAGCGCCTGGATGATCTCTGATTGGGAGCGCATTAAGTTGGTAGCGGCAACCATGTTACTGGAAAGCGAGGACACCTACCAAAAATATACATTTAGTTTTTGTTAGAGGTGGTGTGCTTTCTATCAGAaatacagcaaaaaaaaaagaagaagaaacatGCAAGAACATAGTTATCAAGTCTGGCAAAATGGGTTCTTATATTTCGCGGTAATTTTTTTCTACAATTCAGGCAAAAAGGGTTCTATTTAGTATGTTAACTTCTTTACATGCCCTGACTCACCCCACCAACGTAGCGCAACAATGACAGCTTATTTTTACTAAAATCGCCAGGTTTTTACATCAGACGCGGCTCCAGACCTTTTAAAGCTTGTTTACGTAAACAGGTCGAAATGTTTAGAGTTTATGTTAGTATGAGCTGCATGTCTTCTTTCTGTTAATTGAAGCGACATCTTTCAGTGCTTTCTTGCAGAATCTTTCCTTGATCCGCGCCTCTACTCCCGGGATTTTACCGTACTTGACAATTTCTCAAATGGCGCTTTGTGTTTTCCCATTAGCTAGGAATATTTATCAGAGTACCAATCTCGGGGCTGTGAGAAACTTATGTATGCTGCGAGATAAATTGTTCAAAGTGTGGTAGCGATGTTGGGCGAAGTGCTTTTCGACATCATGTTGGTTGATTCCAAACTGATTGCAGGATTTCGTCTTACCGTCTCTTTATCGATTTGCTCTTCCTCTGACTGTCCACTGCCAGCTCCATGACCAAACACAAAAAATTCTACAAGTGCAATGAATGATGGGGAAAAGTTATTCTAATTCATAACCCACCGACCCCCTCGTGAGTCTCGCGGAATCACGCTCAATACAAGAGGGCGGAACCAGAGCTGGACTGACGACTACACTGAACCTGTCGTCTTTCTGGCCAGAACAAACGTAACATAAAAAACATTCGGACATATgaaaagaaaatttttttacaGCCTCTTCTCCTATATTGCCTTTCAAACATACAACGGTTGCAGTACTCAAGTCATTGTCACAGTTCCACTTTGCCAAAAGAAGAGGCATAAAACATATGACGGGAGGTATATTAGTGGATTTTAGCTCCCGCAGAAATTCGTCTAAAACTTCAGACCAACCCGCGgactgaaaaatattttttctataaGACAAGTTGGTCCATGCAATATATTCTCTTTTTAAATcaagaacatttttttgtaagaacGACTGAAAGAGGGAAAGAAATTTGTAGGGGGCATTTTTGATACATCACGAAAGGCTTACCTGAATTTTTGCTCGATTTGTGACCATGGGGCGGAAGAACAATgacttgttttttatttccttcTTTCTCTTTGCTTTTCTTATGCTTTTTCGCCCCGCTTGTATACACTGCACAAAACGCAAGCAGCAAAATACCAAGGCTCGACCACATGTTTATCAAATAACAACAAAGTCGCGTTAAATTCACGGGTGATAAGAAACACGGGAGGATAAGGTAGGTTCACGGAGTGTGGTTAGGATGTAGTTTATTATAGATGACCTTTTGAGTCTGGCAAGCTGATAAGCCGGCACTCATGACCCGTAACGGCACTAAGCTTGACCGCCATTCAGGGCTGTCACGGGGTCAAGGATGGCGAATTCTACTACCGGAAAATTTACACAGTCATAATAAGGACTTAATTCGGTCAGAACAAAATAAAACGGGTCAAAACTGACAAAGAGACATGGGCCGGGTTCGTAGAAATCAGGTTATCGCTAACCAATCCAATCTCAGGTTTATCCTTGGGATggcgctaacctgctttctaggaaccggtCTAAAGAGTTATGTGGAAACTGGAAGATTCGccttttggggggaggggttgttGTGTGGTAAACAGAGGCTGTAAGGTtgtagacaaaaaaaaatacagtaaaacccCTGCCCAGTGCTAACACAAACCTGATTACAAGGCTCGAGTGTTCGTAGGTTCAACATGATTGAAGGTTGACAGATAACAAAAACTGTACACCTGCTtttatttgaagaaaaaaaaaactcaaaatgcTCAGAAGGCCCTGCGAAGGTGAAAGTGGTGTTCCCCTGATGCATGATTATTTTGACACTATTTTAGCCCGAAACTGCCGGGTTTTGGGCTAAGTAAAACTTAGAACAGGATTGCAGAAGGAATGCGATTTGTGGTTAACAGTGGCCGGAGAAAGACGGAATAAGACAAAAGAAGCGGTCAACAAAATATAGATTTAGACCCGTTCTGGACCGTGTTAATGTAACCAAGTTCACACCTTAGTCATCATAGAGTTGGGTCAAATAGAAAGGGCCATTCCAACCCCCAGACATCCAACCCCAAATGGAACACTAGCAGTGACCGTCTGAACGAAAGATATGTCTAAGCCACTCGAAGCTCGTTTATACGTTTTTATTCATCCATTTCAGTTCTTTTTCTCACACagagacaaaaacaaaataggcaaGCTTAAACCTCAGTTATCTTTATTTATTCGTCTAAAAACCCTTCAAGTGTCCTTAAAGTTTATTCTGAGTGAGAGCCGGCTTGTAGTTCATCTGGTCTGACGGAAGGGTTGGTTCTTGGTGCATTCCTCGCTGTACCAGGCGCATCAGGGCGGCATTGACGGCCTGCAACAAGCATGATGAGCGAGAACTGAGAACACAATGTAAACGCAATTTGTCTCTTACTTTTACGTATGGTGGTTTTATAGTTCGCCGGATATGTGTTTGAATTGCGCgctttttgctaaagttacCAATTCTAGCATAGTGGTAGTTTTTAATACCCTTTTCAAGATAGGTTATAGAGCCAAGCTCAGATCGGTTTTAATTTCTAATTAATAAGGAGTATTgttttggccgccattttgaaccggaagtaaactacaTTTTTATGAAAATTATAAACTTCCACATTTTATACTGTTTTTCACTAGACAACTAAAATGAAAGTCAAAGAATGTATTTAaacccaatattttttttaaaataaccgCAAACCTGTCATTTTTGGAACTTTAAAGGTGATAGCCACctttaaccggaagtagtcGAAAGTAAAACCTCGGACGTTTATTTCATCCCGCGCCCTCTAGCAAAAGACACCAATTTTATTGCAGTTGTAGGTTAAAATAACCTTTACAAGATAAGGTATGGAGCCATGATAAAATCGGCGTTTATCACCGAATAATATGGTTTATTATAATTGCAGCCATTTTGCACAGGAGATTAAAATTGGCATTTTTGAAAGCATAGAGATGCACATCTTGTTTAAAAGTCTGCGACTAAAATATTCATGAAATCCATTTAATACTtttaaattgtaaaaaaaggcaaaacttAAGTTTTGATTAGGTTTCTGCTattaattttaccttttttaaacCGGAAGTAGGTTTCCAAACCAGATTAATGCATATACGAATAAGCAatgaagcatttttttttaaaaaaggattGCACAAATGATAAATGCACCAATttaatataaagaaaatgttttcttgctatgtgagcctcggcattttgttaaaaattagtGAAATCTTAGACAGGCTGGACGTTATTAAAAAtagattcttataaaacatAAAGAGTGTGGTGCATAATACGTCGGTCTAACGTAATAACAAACTCCGATGagaattgttttctttatttaatgCAGTTCAGATATCTTACAGCTTTATCGTTAAACGATTCAATGGAGCTGCAAAGGGATGAACATTTCGAGCTGGCTTTGGTGCAAGTGCAGCTTGCTGGGCAGCCTATCTTGCATCTAATAGCTCTTGGTTCATCATCTAATAGTTCTTTGGCTTCTTGGAACGCCTTGGAAAGCTCTAGTAGCGTTTGTCCAAAGCGGCTATGGCAACTGTTGGCCATTGTGCTAAAAAGATGGAAGTATTGGGACAGGAAGGAGTGCTTGCCCCCAACAATGGCCTGCTTGAAAGGCAGCTTtcttggtgtgttgtatgataGCTGCCTTCGTCGGTAGAATGACATCAAATGCTGTTCTTCTTCACGAAGAGCTGCATTCTTGCCTTGTATACTTCCGATTCTCTGTACTTGTTCGGTCATatagaaaacattttctttatattaaCAAAATGCCGAGGCTCACATAGCAAGAAGTGGAAAGCGCTCAAGTGTTGCCAAACATTCTGTCTTTTATCTTAACTTGCCTGAAGGCTAGCTGTCGAAGACTATCTGTGGCTTCGGGGAATACAGAAAGTACTGTCTTTTCCCCCTACCCGCACAACAGGATACAGTATCACCTGTAAATGCGTGAAATTCTAATTGGCGAGATACACCTTTGACTCTTTTGTAGAAAGAGGAAAAAAAGGCAAGAAGAGTGATAAGCGCACACCCGAGGCCACCAGATTAACAGTTCCTACTGTTAGAAACTGTTCATCTTGTAGCACTTGCACACATTCATGTGTGCTGTCGTTTACTGAGTTGAAGTCAATTGGTGGAGCGGCCCGCTCCCGGGGTACTTGGTATCCCCACCAGGCTTGTCACATAACCAGTTGCTTttgtcttctttcttttttcttgatcCAGCTATTGAGCGTGAATGTTAGGTATACTTGGGCTGGCTATATGTGTctttcaaatcatttgacgACTTTCGAAAATAGTGAGTATCGACGCGTGACTTTTCACTTTTGGATTAAATTATCGGCCATTTTAATATCCCAAGATAATCCGTGATTAAATcagattttcttttggctcCATAGCTTATCTTGAAAAGATGACCCTAAACTACTCctgaaacaagttttttttttaatttttgtttaaaggcGCAAAGTCAAACATGCGTGCCAGTATTTACTCTTGACAACTTCCGGTTTAAAATCGCTGTCAAcaaaaatgggaaaaaaatcttgtttcttttgtttagaTGCATTCTCTgacttatattttatttgtctatgagtaaattttcttaaaatgtgcgagtttatttttttttttttggaaaaagttagttcacttccggttcaaaatggcggccaaatcaatatttattattaataagaaattaaagCCGAACTGAGCTTGGCTCTATAGCCTATCTTGTAAGAGGTATCAAAAACTATCAATAAGCTAAAATTGATAACTTAAGCAAAAACTGCACAATTCAAGGTAAAATCTGCACATACCCGCTGGACTATTAACACGATCTTTGTCGTGGAGCCGAGCTGTCGTAAGGGGGTGTTACACGGGACAGCTTGCAACGACTACTTTTCACGCAGCGGTTGCGTCAATTTTCAATGCCAAGTCATCTTTTGGCGCATCATGGACTGGCACAGGCATGTTACATGTCACAATTTTCGCATCTATTGTCATCATAACTTTGATACGGTAAATAATATTGCGGCCTTTACAACAACCAATGCCATCTGACTAACTACCATCAAATTGGTGGGCAAGTCAATTGAACTTGTATACAGAAAAGTGGTGCTTTATTGCCTCATGTTCGCAGTTGAAATGTCGCAATCCATCAAATAACTACTTGGTGAGAATAagacaaaatttaaaaattccaaAGCAAAAAAATTCATTCCCTTACCTCTCTTTTTGCATTTACAAGGTTATATCCGGCAGCTAAAACGACACAGTATGATACATGAGTAAATGgtattaaaaaaagtcttacAAATATTAACTAATTCATAATATAGCATTCATATAGCGCTTATACAGGTCATGTTCTAAGCGCTTCATATTTAAAATCGTAAAGTATTAAGAATGAACCATCTTGGAACTGAGtaacacaagcttctagtaagctTGGTAAGCTCACATACGTCAAACGAGTCAAATTCAAGGCCGAGAAACAGAAGGATACTATCCATGTCTTGACCGTGAACTGAACCCATTTCAGCAGAGGTGAGAGGtcccatacgctgacgcgctaacacactgggccacccgTGATTCCATTTTTAAGACAATAAGGCCTGTGTTACCAAAACCACATGCATCATAACAAACCTTCTCCGATCAATTCCTCTCCACAGAAAAGACCAACAACATATACAGGGAGATGAGTAGCTTTCCCACTTTGCCTTGTTATCCTGAGGAGGGGAAGAATTAATTGAGAACATGGTGACAATCATTACATTTAGGAATAGGTATGCAATAGCATACCAGATGACAATTATTATAATAACCTTGTTTATCATCATAAAGCAATAAGCACCACAGCTGAAACATTCACTCCTATTGACAATGGCATGCATTTAACAGCGACAGTAGCAATATGGGTATTGCAATGGTACAGCCTGTATGCAATTAGAGCAGTTACAATATGCCAATAGTAAATAAGAGGAGGGTTTCAAACTATGTTTTGCACAACAACACCATGTGATAACTATGTCTATGTGTGGAAAATTGCCATAAAGGATAAACAAAATCATCTTTATGTCCATCAAACTCAACCATACACTAAATCTAACCTGGCTTCAGGCTTTGTATGTCCCTCTGACAAAACCATGCTTTCAAGGAGAGCTTCAGGATTTTCAAACTGGAGGACTTGATTAAGTTCTTGGGTGTATAACTGAGTGATAAGGAAATCTCTAACAAACTTGTTTGCTTCTGAAGAACCCtgcaaataaatgaatgaataaattgtTGATGTcttaaatgcaaaaaaaaaattctattgaAGAACTAATTCATTTGAATTGTCAAACAAATGGAAAAATGTGTAGAAACATctatttgtttatattttcttttctcccTGTAATGCAGTTGTTGACTTTTGAAAAAGCCTATTTATTTGTATTGGGTTCTAAATGGGATAGGTGGTTAAGGAGAGTTCTGTGATTCTAGGAAACCTCCCTGTTTATAGAATTATGTACAACTAGATCTGGGATGTCACTGCCATGTGGATAATAATGCTGTTCGTAGCATGCCCCCCAAATATGTGAATGTGACGAGTCTAAAGAAGAACCAATCaacaaagaatgtcaaaaaGCCTCAGATACTTATAGGGTAAAGGAGTGGGTGGCAATATTCTCTATCCCACCTGGTCTAGATATATTGCGCCAATCAGAGCAAGAAAGGCGTCAGAGATGACATCTTCTTTTGTGACTTCTACATGCTTCTCCTTGTCCAAAGAGTCAAGGTCAtgctgaaaacaaaaacagggcCAGTACACTTTTTGAACAAGTGTGCTTGTTCAAATGGGACTGGGTGGTTATTGTTCTCTGTAATAAATGATATAATTTAGGGGTAACAAATTACCTTTGTTTTTATGAGTTCTGGTAATGCTGTGAGATCAGCTACTTTGACAAGAGTTTCTCGGTTTGTGAGGAAATT from the Nematostella vectensis chromosome 4, jaNemVect1.1, whole genome shotgun sequence genome contains:
- the LOC5507533 gene encoding uncharacterized protein LOC5507533 is translated as MWSSLGILLLAFCAVYTSGAKKHKKSKEKEGNKKQVIVLPPHGHKSSKNSEFFVFGHGAGSGQSEEEQIDKETVSSLSSNMVAATNLMRSQSEIIQALSKQVNALRTAVDAQAQLINAKRGTDVQEFEEIKAATKNTTDIVSELASLWSKSEKKYSSKVKALKRTVNKFEVMLEDLEVKWQKRFAIMYSDLKQTRESVIAIKSTTKNKSEWPSGRYCILANSECPAGFTRQQSFVKAVYLYATTNKFVSGGRIGSSYIGCYGDRCGQYGNYGVVNIVGCCK
- the LOC5507534 gene encoding 39S ribosomal protein L44, mitochondrial, which gives rise to MLVSCVTQLAKMAASISFSCVKSCSRLLRHGYSAWPSVSSRCSGNKVMAVAGARFYRGSNRDTRRRERNLLEKQRKREGQKPRVFDKREFMRENYEKELFAFRNRLSLVFEDERLLRTALTHELCEEDLVKDKEKIEENSKLALLGHNLTSQYITEYLCFKYPNLPSEGVRQLHNFLTNRETLVKVADLTALPELIKTKHDLDSLDKEKHVEVTKEDVISDAFLALIGAIYLDQGSSEANKFVRDFLITQLYTQELNQVLQFENPEALLESMVLSEGHTKPEARITRQSGKATHLPVYVVGLFCGEELIGEAAGYNLVNAKREAVNAALMRLVQRGMHQEPTLPSDQMNYKPALTQNKL